GCGCTTCGTCCATCGCCTTCTGCACCGCCACCGGCACTTCGCGGGACTTACCCTTGCCCATGCCGATCCCACCGTCGCCGTCGCCGACCACGGTCAGCGCGGCGAAGCCGAGGATACGGCCGCCCTTGACGACCTTGGTCACGCGGTTGATCGCGACCATTTTCTCCTTCAGGCCGTCATCGCGCTCGTCGGAGGCTTGCGCACGTTTGGTTTGCTGCTTGGCCATACGATTCCTCGCTTAGAACTTGAGGCCGCCTTCACGGGCAGCCTCGGCCAGCGCCTTCACGCGGCCGTGATACAGGAAGCCCGAGCGGTCGAACGAGACCTGCTCGACACCGGCAGCCTTGGCGCGTTCGGCAATCAACTTGCCGACGAGCTCGGCCGCAGCCTTGTTGCCGCCGTTCGGGGCCTGGGCGCGGACATCGGCCTCGACCGTCGAAGCGGCCGCGAGCACGCGGGAACCGCAACCCGAAATGACCTGGGCGTAGATGTGGCAGTTGGACCGGAACACCGTCAGGCGAACCGCCTTGAGCTCCGCAATCTTGGCGCGAGTTTTGCGCGCACGGCGAAGACGAGTTTCTTTCTTGTTCATGACGAACCGCCTTACTTCTTCTTGGTTTCCTTGAGGACCACCACTTCGTCCGAATAACGGACGCCCTTGCCCTTGTAAGGTTCGGGAGCGCGGTAGGCACGCACCTCGGCTGCGACCTGGCCGACCTGCTGCTTGTCGATACCTTTGATCACGACTTCGGTCTGGGTCGGAGTTTCAACCTTCACGCCGGCCGGCATCTGGTGCACGACCGGATGCGAGAAGCCCAGCGACAGGTTCAGCTTGTCACCCTGAGCCTGGGCGCGGTAACCCACACCGACGAGGGTCAGCTTGCGCTCGAAACCCTTCGAGACCCCGGTAACCATGTTGTTCAGCAGAGCGCGCACGGTGCCCGACATCGCGCGTGCATTGGGCACGCCGTCACGGGCCTTGCACACCAGGGCATCGCCTTCACGCTCGACGCTGACTGCGGGGCTGAGCGGCTGGATGAGTGAGCCCAACGGGCCCTTGACCGCGACCTGGGAAGCGGAAATGCTGATTTCCACCCCTTGCGGGATCACGACCGGATTCTTCGCTACACGAGACATCGTTCCCCCCTTATGCGACGAGGCAGATGACTTCGCCACCGACGCGGTTCGCGCGCGCCGAACGGTCGGTCATCACACCGCGCGGCGTGGACACGATGGCGACACCGAGGCCGTTCATCACCCGCGGCAGATCGTCGCTGCCCTTGTAGATACGCAACCCCGGACGGCTCACGCGCTCGATGCGCTCGATGACCGGACGGCCGGCGTAGTATTTCAGCGTCACGTCGAGCGAGGCCTTGCCAGCCTCATCGCGCACGGCGTAAGCGTCGATGTAACCTTCATCCTGCAACACTTTGGCGATCGCAACCTTCAGCTTCGACGAAGGCATCGAAACCGTTGCCTTCTGGGCCTGCTGGCCGTTGCGGATGCGCGTCAGCATGTCGGCGATCGGATCGGACATACTCATCTTCGAATTCTCCTTACCAGCTCGCCTTGGTCATTCCGGGCACTTCGCCACGGAACGCGATTTCGCGCAGCTTGTTGCGGCACAGACCGAACTTGCGAAAAACACCGCGCGGACGCCCGGTGAGCGCGCAACGGTTGCGCTGGCGCGTCGGATTGGCGTTGCGGGGCAGTTGCTGCAGGGCCAGGCGAGCGGCCATGCGTTCTTCCTCGGACAGATTGCTGTCCTTGACCTGCGCGACGAGCGCGGCACGCTTGGCGGCGAACTTTTCCACCAGCTTGGCACGCTTTACTTCGCGATTGATCAGAGCGAGTTTCGCCATATCACCCTCAATTCTTGAACGGGAACTTGAACGCACCGAGGAGGGCACGCGCTTCCTCGTCCGTCTTCGCCGTGGTCGTGATGCTGATGTTCATGCCACGCAGCGCATCGATCTTGTCGTACTCGATCTCGGGGAAAATGATCTGCTCCTTGACCCCGAGGTTGTAGTTGCCACGACCATCGAAGCCTTTCGAGGCGATTCCGCGGAAGTCGCGCACGCGCGGCAGGGCGATGGTGATCAGGCGATCGAGGAACTCGAACATGCGCGGACCGCGCAGCGTGACCATGCAGCCGATCGGATAGCCGTCACGGATCTTGAAACCGGCGATCGACTTGCGCGCCTTGGTCGTGACCGGCTTCTGGCCGGCGATCTTGGTCATGTCACCAACGGCGTTTTCCAGGATCTTCTTGTCACCGACCGCCTCGCCGACACCCATGTTAAGGGTGATCTTGGTGATGCGCGGGACTTCCATCACGGACTTGTAGCCGAACTGCTGCTGCAGCGCCGGCGCGACTTCGTCCTTGTAAACTTGTTGCAAGCGAGCCATCGTCACTCCTTAGGCGTTCACCAGCTCGCCGTTCGACTTGAAGAAACGGACCTTGCGGCCATCCTCAAGCGTCTTGATCCCGACACGCTCACCCTTCTGGGTCGCGGGATTGAACAGCGCGACATTCGACACGTGGATCGGCATTTCCTTCTCGACGATGCCACCCACCTCACCCTTGAGCGGATTCGGACGAACATGCTTCTTCACCCGATTCACACCCTCGACCACGACGCGCTCGTCATCGACGCGGCGCAGCACGGTGCCGCGACGGCCACGATCCTTGCCCGTCAGCACCACCACTTCGTCACCCTTGCGGATCTTGTTCATCTACGGACTCCTCAGAGCACTTCGGGCGCCAGCGAGACGATCTTCATGAACCGCTCGGTGCGCAGCTCGCGCGTGACCGGCCCGAAGATGCGGGTGCCGATCGGCTCGAGCTTGTTGTTCAGAAGCACGGCCGCGTTGTTGTCGAACTTGATCAGCGAACCGTCGGGACGGCGAACGCCCTTGGCCGTGCGCACCACGACCGCGTTATAGACGTCGCCCTTCTTGGCACGTCCGCGCGGCGCCGCATCCTTCACCGTAACCTTGATGATGTCGCCAACGCCGGCATAGCGGCGCTTCGACCCACCCAGGACCTTGATGCACATCACCGAGCGCGCACCGGAGTTGTCGGCCACGTCCAGCTTGGACTGCATTTGAATCATGAAAGTATCTCCAACTTATCCCGCATGCGCGGACAGTCTTGGAACCCGTCAGGGTAGAATGCCCCGAGCGAGCCCCGGAGCAAAGAGGCAAAAGTATAACAGCTTGGCACTACTGCGCCAAGCTGTTTTTCTGCGACTTGCTTGTAACTCTGGTCAGATGATGCGTGCCTTTTCGAGCACCTTGGCGACCCGCCAGGTCTTGGTGCGCGAAATCGGACGGCATTCCTCGATTTCCACCAGATCGCCGGCGGCAGCCACGCCGTCTTCAACGTGAGCGTGGTACTTCGCCGAACGGGTAATGACCTTGCCGTACAGCGGGTGCTTGACCCGGCGCTCGACGAGGACGGTCACCGTCTTCTGCATCTTGTCGCTCACCACACGCCCAACCAGCGCGCGACGAACCTTTTCAACTTGTTCGCTCATTGCTGACCCGCCTTTTCGCGCAGGATGGTACGAACGCGTGCGATATCGCGGCGGACCTTCCCGATCTGACTCGTATTGCCCAGTTGCTGAGTGGCGTGCTGCATGCGCAGCGAAAACTGCGCCTTCAGCAGCTCGAGCAATTCATTGTTCAATTCATCTGCGCTCTTGGCGCGGAGTTCAGTGGCTTTCATGTTCAACCCCCAATCTGACGGGTAACGAACACGGTCTCGATCGGCAGCTTGGCG
The window above is part of the Thauera aromatica K172 genome. Proteins encoded here:
- the rplR gene encoding 50S ribosomal protein L18; its protein translation is MNKKETRLRRARKTRAKIAELKAVRLTVFRSNCHIYAQVISGCGSRVLAAASTVEADVRAQAPNGGNKAAAELVGKLIAERAKAAGVEQVSFDRSGFLYHGRVKALAEAAREGGLKF
- the rplF gene encoding 50S ribosomal protein L6 codes for the protein MSRVAKNPVVIPQGVEISISASQVAVKGPLGSLIQPLSPAVSVEREGDALVCKARDGVPNARAMSGTVRALLNNMVTGVSKGFERKLTLVGVGYRAQAQGDKLNLSLGFSHPVVHQMPAGVKVETPTQTEVVIKGIDKQQVGQVAAEVRAYRAPEPYKGKGVRYSDEVVVLKETKKK
- the rpsH gene encoding 30S ribosomal protein S8, which codes for MSMSDPIADMLTRIRNGQQAQKATVSMPSSKLKVAIAKVLQDEGYIDAYAVRDEAGKASLDVTLKYYAGRPVIERIERVSRPGLRIYKGSDDLPRVMNGLGVAIVSTPRGVMTDRSARANRVGGEVICLVA
- the rpsN gene encoding 30S ribosomal protein S14, whose translation is MAKLALINREVKRAKLVEKFAAKRAALVAQVKDSNLSEEERMAARLALQQLPRNANPTRQRNRCALTGRPRGVFRKFGLCRNKLREIAFRGEVPGMTKASW
- the rplE gene encoding 50S ribosomal protein L5, producing the protein MARLQQVYKDEVAPALQQQFGYKSVMEVPRITKITLNMGVGEAVGDKKILENAVGDMTKIAGQKPVTTKARKSIAGFKIRDGYPIGCMVTLRGPRMFEFLDRLITIALPRVRDFRGIASKGFDGRGNYNLGVKEQIIFPEIEYDKIDALRGMNISITTTAKTDEEARALLGAFKFPFKN
- the rplX gene encoding 50S ribosomal protein L24 yields the protein MNKIRKGDEVVVLTGKDRGRRGTVLRRVDDERVVVEGVNRVKKHVRPNPLKGEVGGIVEKEMPIHVSNVALFNPATQKGERVGIKTLEDGRKVRFFKSNGELVNA
- the rplN gene encoding 50S ribosomal protein L14, whose protein sequence is MIQMQSKLDVADNSGARSVMCIKVLGGSKRRYAGVGDIIKVTVKDAAPRGRAKKGDVYNAVVVRTAKGVRRPDGSLIKFDNNAAVLLNNKLEPIGTRIFGPVTRELRTERFMKIVSLAPEVL
- the rpsQ gene encoding 30S ribosomal protein S17, with protein sequence MSEQVEKVRRALVGRVVSDKMQKTVTVLVERRVKHPLYGKVITRSAKYHAHVEDGVAAAGDLVEIEECRPISRTKTWRVAKVLEKARII
- the rpmC gene encoding 50S ribosomal protein L29, which codes for MKATELRAKSADELNNELLELLKAQFSLRMQHATQQLGNTSQIGKVRRDIARVRTILREKAGQQ